A region of the Calditrichota bacterium genome:
ACTTCTCACAAAGCTGGGGGTAACCGCTTTGACACCATTCGCATTCTCCGCAAGAAATCAGGGGCGACACCGCCACATGATCCCCTACGGATACAGACGTAACGCCTTCACCAATCGCATCCACAATTCCGCTCATCTCGTGCCCCAGGGTTTGGGGACTCATGGTTTTAAGCAATGGGTGGGGCTCCGTGGGAATAAAAATGGGCCCCTCCACAAATTCGTGAATATCCGAGCCACAGACCCCCGCCCAGGCAATTTTGACCCGCACATATCCCGGCCTCACAGGAGGAACGGGCAGGTTTTCAATACGAATATCCCGTCGTCTGAACCACCGTGCCGCTTTCATTTGACAAAACCCCTTTCCCGCAGAATCTGCATCCCTTCTTCGGGGGTTTCTGCCAAACTCAGGCTCTTTTCAATCGGACAGGGACCGTCACCCCGCATATTCAGAATGACCGGGACCCGCGTTTGATACTCATAATGAATTTCATGAGATTGTAAAAATTTTACTGCACCTTCACTCATAAGTAATGCAAAAACAGCCTTAATTCCATGAAAAGCCGACAAAATGGCTACCGCCCGCCCGACAACCTTATCCGCCAGCGAAGCACCTTTTACCTCTTCAGAATGTTCTTTCAAAAATTTTGCCAGGGGTTGAACGGACGGACCTGTTTCTTTTGCCAATACCTGTCCATCCTTTACCACAACAAAAGATAATCCTCCTTTTCTCAGAATCTCTCCGGCCATTTCCAAATCCGTATTCATTTTGATGGTATCCTCTCTATTCGCTTTTGAAAAGGATAGTTTCAATATTGGCCCAAAGCTTTTCCGAAAGCCGCTCCAATTCGGGTAAATACGCGGCCGTATCGTTTAAAATAGCTTTCTCATTTCCTGCCTCGTTGTCACTCCGGGACGCACTTTCTCTTAACCAAAATTTAATGAGTTTTTCCGTCGCTTCCACATGAAATTGAACGGCAAGCGTCTTGCTTCCAAAGCGAAATGCCTGATGAGGGTACATTTCGGATGATGCCAATAGCGTGGCACCGATGGGCAGATCAAACGTATCGCCATGCCAATGCACGGGAATAAAACGTGAGGGGAACCCTCCAAAAAGCGGATCCGCCTGCCCCTCTTTGGTTAGTGTTACGGGTTTCCATCCGATTTCCGGGCCGGCGTAGCCCCTGTACACCCCGGCGCCCAAAACCCGCGCAATCAGCTGGCTGCCCAAACAAATACCGACCAGGGGTTTTTCGGCTTTGACAACCGTTTCCAGCCATCTTAGTTCATCGGCTAAAAATGGGTAAGACTCCTGTTCGTAAACCCCCATAAATCCACCCAGAACGATTACGCCGGAATAGGCTTCCAGCCGTCCCGGCAGCATTTCGCCCCTGTAGACGTCCCTGTAGGTAAAGGGAATTCCTTCACGAATAAATAGGCCTTCCCAGCTCCCCAGGGTTTCTTCCAAGTGATGCCGTACAACTAAAATAGGTAAATCCATAGTTACACCTTTTTAATTTTTGGAAATACAAACGTTGACCCTTTTTGCCCGCAGGTCACATCAATATCTTAATCGCCGCATTCCCCACTGAATACCCCCCCATAAAAATATCCCCCTTGTTGGAGGAGACTTCCTGCTACCAAAATTGGATGCAAAAAATAAAAATCACACAAAAGCCGAAAGCCCCGTAATCTGCTCTCCCACAATGAGTGTGTGGATATCGTGCGTCCCTTCGTAGGTTTTCACCGATTCCAGATTTGCCGCGTGCCGCATCGCCTGGTACTCTCCCACAATTCCGTTGGCTCCCAAAATATCGCGAGCCAGCCGTGCAATTTCCAGAGCCCAGTACACATTGTTCTGCTTTGCCATCGACACCTGATAAAATTTGGCCTGCCCATTGTCTTTAAGTCGTCCGAGTTGAAGCGTCATAAATTGCATTTTTGTGATTTCCGTCAGCATCTTAACCAGTTTTTCCTGCTGAATTTGGAAACCGGCAATGGGGCGGTCGAATTGAACCCGGTTTTTCGCATACTGAAGCGCTTCATCGTAGCAGGCCATGGCCGATCCGATGGCTCCCCAGGCAATGGAGTACCGGGCCTGCGTCAGACACATCAGCGGGTATTTCAGGCCTTCGGCTTCCGGAAGACGGTTCCGTTTGGGAATGCGGCACTCGTCAAAAATCAGCTCAGAGGTTACCGAGGCCCGGAGCGAAAGTTTGTGTTTAATAAGCGTGGTTTCAAAACCGGGCGTTCCCTTTTCAACCAAAAACCCGGCCACCTTTCCATTCAATTTGGCCCACACCACGGCCACATCGGCGATGCTGCCGTTGGTAATCCACATTTTTGTCCCGTTGAGGACATACGAATCGCCGTCATCCACGGCTGTGGTGCGCATGCCCCCCGGATTGGATCCGAAATCCGGTTCGGTTAGTCCGTAGCAGCCAATCAGTTCACCCTTTGCCAGTTTCGGTAGATAGCGTTTGCGCTGATCGTCACTGCCAAAAGAAAAAATCGGGTACATGACCAGGGCCCCCTGAACCGAAGCAAAGCTGCGAATACCGCTGTCTCCCCGTTCCAATTCCTGCATGGCCAGTCCGTAGGCCACATTATTCAATCCGGCTGCTCCGTAGCCGTGTAAATTGGCTCCCAACAGCCCCAGCTCCCCCATTTCGGGAATCAGATGCATCGGAAAACGTGCCTGCTCGTAGTAATCTTCAATGATGGGAAGAACCCGTTCATCTACCCAGCTGCGTACCGTTTGCCGCACCAACTGTTCTTCTTCACTTAAAAGCGCATCAAAACCCAGAAAATCGACCGATTGGAACTTTGCCATTTTATATCCATTTTTTTAGAATTGATTCGATTATTATTTTAAGAAACTTTTCCCTTTAAATCAAATTTTCTTTTTCGCGTGCTGCTTTTCTTTCAGCAGCCATCTTTCCCGGATTTTCTTCAGATTTCGCCGGACGCCTTTTTTCCGTCGTGAACGGAGATCGTGGGACAGATTTTTAAAGGGTTTCCGTGCCATCTTTTCCTTAGTGTGCCCAGGCCGGCAGCTGTTGCAATACAATGCCAAAAATCGGAATGGCCAGTGCGTAAATCACAATCGTTGTAACAATCACACCCAAAATATCCAGAATAACGCCAACCTTAAACATTTGAGGCACCGTAAGATACCCCGATCCAAAAACAATGGCATTGGGCGGGGTGGCCACCGGCAGCATAAATGCCAGAGATGCGGCAATCGTCGCCGTAATCATCAAGAGAAAGGGATGCTCCCCCATTCCAATGGAGGTTGCTGCCATAATCGGCATAAAAATAGTGGCAATGGCTGTATTAGAGGTAATTTCCGTCAACATGGCAATCATAAGTGCCGTGAGAAAAACCATCAGGGGCAAGGGAACGGCCTTTAAAATGGCCAGCGAATGGCCAATCCACTCGGCCAAACCGGTAACCTGGAATCCCTGCGCCAGGGCAATTCCCCCGCCAAAGAGAATTAAAATTCCCCAGGGGACTCCTCTGGCCTGCTCCCAATCCAGGAGAAAAATTCCCTTTTTAAAATTCACGGGTGTGAGGAACAGAAAAATGCTCACAAAAATGGCCACCGTTGAATCGTGAACATATTTGGCAATTCCAAGCAGATCGGACCAGCCGGGGATGGTGACGAATCCGGCGTGAATGTTTTTTCTAAAAATCCAGCCAAGCGCCATAACCAGAAACCAAAAAAGTGTGTACTTTTCTGCTTTTGAAAGGGGGCCGATTTCTTTCAATTCTTTCGCCACAATTTCCTTTCCACCCGGTAAATCTTTTTGGCGAATCGGTAAAGCAACTTTCACCAGGTAAACCCAGGCCATGGGCAAAAATACCACGACCAGCGGGAATCCAACCAAAAACCATTGAAAAAAATCAATTTCCGGGGCGCCGGGAAACAGCTTTTTTACAGCCGCCGCAAAAACGATATTCGGGGGCGTGCCGATAATGGTGCCGATTCCTCCAATGCTTGCGGCGTAGGCAATTCCCAGCAGCATGGCCACATTAAAATGATCGTCTTTTGTGATGATTTCACCGGCTTTTCGGCGGAGGGTTTCCGTGTGATAAATGATGGCCATGGCAATGGGCAGCATCATCATTGTGGTCGCTGTGTTTGAAATCCACATGGATAAAAAGGCCGTGGCAACCATAAATCCCAGAATAATTTTACGGGGACTGGTTCCCAGAAAATGAATAATGTTAAGAGCGATGCGCCGGTGCAGCTTCCACTTTTCCATGGTCATGGCCATGAGAAAACCGCCCAGAAACAGGAAAATATTCTTATCCCCGTAAGCGGCGGCCACCGTTTTGGCATTTGAAATCTTCAGCAGCGGAAACAGCGCCAGGGGTAACAGGGCTGTGGCCGGAATGGGGATGGCCTCGGTAAGCCACCAGATCACCATTACGGATGCAACTGCCGCGGTTTTCCACGCCGCTACACTCATTCCGTGGGGAACAGGCAAAAACAACATGATTAAAAAAACAGGAATACCTAACCAAAAACCCAATTTTTGCCGAAATTCGTAAACGTCCGACTCTCTCTTTTCCATGATCACCTCTTCAGTTTTTTTCGGCTCCCCAACGGGGGGTCAATGAAATAATTGCTCAAGAAAGGGCAGCAACTGCCCTAACCGATCCAAACCTTTCACTTCATCCCCCAAAAAGGGAATCTGCACCTGTGGAATGCGATTGTATTTATGTTGAATGGTTTCAAGGATTCTTTTTTGAGAGGCGAGATAACCTCTGTAGGGAAAGGCATCATCCACGACCCGATTGACGACCAGGCCGCCTACCGGAACATTGAAACGATGCAAAAAGCGAATGGTACGTGCGGTTTCTTCAAAGGCGAGGGTTTCTGGATTGAGAACAAGTACAAACTTTGTTTCTTCCGAGGTTAACAACCGGCCGATTTTTTCAAACTGAGATTTCATTTGATAAAGTGTTTCAATAACGGGGTCTTTTTCACGGGTCAGCATATCCCGCAATTTCAAAATGCCCTTTCTGGATTGAATTAAAAACTGAATCCAATTGTTCAAATAGTCCGGCATAAAAATCAAGCGCAGCGTAGCGCCGGTGGGTGCGGTGTCGAACACAATCGTTTCGTAATCATTTCGTAAAAGATGTTTGGCAAATTCATCAAAAATAGCGGATTCGTACGCTCCCGGATTGTGTTCAATGGATTCCAGATAGGCTTCCAGATTCAGATGAAACTCCTGAAGCGTCCGGCCAAATTGTTGAACAATCTTTTCCTTGTATGCGTGTATGGCCGATTCCGGATCGATTTCCAATGCAAAAAGATTGGGCCTGATTTCTGTTTCGGTGCCCCCAACGGACATTTCAAAAATATCCGAAAGGGAATGCGCCGGATCCGTAGAAACCAGAAGTGTTTTCCCCCGCCCGGCCCAGTAAAGTGCGGCCGTTGCAGCCGTGGTGGTTTTTCCGACCCCACCCTTTCCGCCAAAAAGAAATTTCACGTTTGCTTGATTCCCAATAAGAGCCGTCTGCCTGACATGTGATCCGTTTAAAACTCGCGGGCGAATTCCGCCATGCGATCGTAAATGGTTTCCTTTCCGCGCGCCATCCGCCGCTGCCAGTACGGGAGTTCTTTCAAGAAAAACGGCAGCAACCTGAATGTGAGATAACTTGGCACGGGCAGTCCAATTAAATCTCCAAAACAAATCATCATAAAAAAATCCATTCGGCGCGCCATTTCCTTTTCAATGTGATGTTTCAGAGTCAATTCAAAACTCCCGTACAGAAACAGGCGCACCGTGCGGATGATCCTGATCAGCAGTTTTTTTGCTTTTTCAAAAGACCCTTTCATCTGGGCGAGCCTGCTTCCCCGGTGGCCGCCTTATGCCCCTTTTGCATGCTGGTGTAGGCTTGAATCGCCAGAACAACCGCAATAATAAACAACAAAACAGCCATCGCCATTAGAAGAAAATCGTGACTGAGCATGTTTTTTACAATCAAATTGATCAGGGCGGTCAGTGTAACGGCAAACATAAAGTACATGGGGTAGCGTGTAAACGCATTCTTGGTTCCCAACTGAGCCAGCCAAACCGAAACGGCCAGCAAAGCCAGAGCCGCCAAAAGCTGGTTTGCCGATCCGAAAATCGGCCAGATGGCCTTCCACTGTCCGCTAAGGGCCAGAGCACCGCCAAAGAAGACACTCACCGTTGTTCCGATAAACCGATTTTTGGCCAGAACGGATTGTTTCACCTCCCCCGTCTTTTCAAAGAATTCCTGAAAGGCGTAGCGCGAAAGGCGAGTGGCGGTGTCCAGAGAGGTTAAGGCAAAGGCCGAAACGGCCAATGCGGCAAATGTTTTTCCCACGTGCACGGGGATTCCCAGTGCGGTCATAAAATTGCCTACGCTAACCGAGAAAAGCGCGATGGGTCCGCCGCCGGATTTGGTCAGAAAAGCCGCGTAATCAGACTTTAACAAAACCGCCGCTGCGGTAAGTGAAACCACGGCCAGAAGCCCCTCCGTCAACATCCCTCCGTACCCGATGATTCGGGCATCGGATTCCCGGTCCAGCTGTTTGGCTGTGGTTCCCGAACCCACCAGCGAATGAAAACCGGAAATCGCCCCGCAGGCAACGGTCACAAAGAGAATGGGAAACAGGTACCCCAAATCCGTGTGGAACTGAGAATAGGCTACCAGTTGTACCTTCGGATTCCCGATAAAAATACCCAGAACGGCCCCCAGAATAAGGGCGTACAGCAGAAATGAATTCAAGTAGTCCCGCGGCTGCAGGAGGATCCACACGGGGGTAACCGAAGCAACAAAGATGTACGCAAGCAAAATGTAGATCCACACCGTTGTGGAAAGCTGGATGGGAAAAACCAATCCGATGTACACGCAGGAGAATAAAAGAATCACACCGATCAGGGTTGCAATTCCCACATGCAGGTGGTAACGGTACACAGCCGCACCAAAAAAGAGCGCCAACACCAGAAATAGCACGGAGGCCGTTGCCGCCGCCGGTACCGACACAAATGTTTTTGCCACAACAATGGTGAAGACAGCCACTACCAGCACCAGCGTGGCCCAGGCAAAAATGAGAAACAGTTTCTTTCCGCTTTCCCCCACATGTTCTTCAATAATTTCACCGATCGATTTGCCCTGGTGCCGGATGGAGGCCACAATGGCGGATGTGTCGTGTACGCCGCCAATGAAAATGGAGCCCAGCAAAATCCACAAATAGACCGGAATCCAGCCAAAAACCGCTGCTGTAATCGGCCCGATTATTGGAGCGGCCCCTGCAATAGATGCAAAATGGTGTCCGAAAAGAATGGGAACTTTTGCCGGAACGTAGTCCACACCATCCGTCATGGTATGTGCCGGTGTGGGTCGCTCAGGATCGATTCCCAGGCGTTTGGCTACAAAACGGCCGTAAAATGTGTAGGCAAAACCAAACAGAACCAGTGCCAATATCATCAAATACGCCGAACCCATGGTTTACCTCCCTCATCAAATCACGCGCTAAAAATCATTTCCTTTTTGGATAGAGACAATGAATCCATTTTATTTGATCAGATTTTCCACATGCTTCAGCGATTTTCGAACAACGACCTGATTTGCGTCGGGGACTACCAATGCCGTCTGCAAAATCAGCCATCCTTTTATCCCCAAAAGAAAATTTTTCCGTTTTCGAAAAGTTCTGATTTCCCGGATAAGCTGCTCCTCTGGCAGCTGCCCGGTCAGGATAATTCCGTAAACGAGCGTTTCCATCTGGTGAAATCCGGGAGTTACCCGTTCCAGAGCGGCCTGGAGAAGGGCTTCCTTGAATGCTCCCCATTCCCTGTCCGATAGTTTCCCCGGAATGATTTTGTACAGGTGAATTTCAGACACGCGGTAATCGTCAATAACCCAGTGTTTTTGAAGAAAGAACCGCTGTGTATCTCTGTGCGATACCGCCACCAAATCCCAGAAATAGTTACCCACCCTTTTTTTCTCTTCACAATCGAAGTAGGCCGTTAGCCGGGATTTGATTTTTTGAAGATGATTTTCCAGCCGGGTCATTGATTCTTGAAATTGACCTTTGGCGCTTGCTGGGCCGCCTTCACCGTTTTAAACTGTTCTTTTTCACGGAATCCCAACATACCTGCAATAAGATTGGTTGGGAATTTCCGCACGGTCTGATTATACACCTGAACAGCCTGAATGTACCGCCGTCTGGCCACTGCAATGCGATTCTCCGTACCCGCCAATTCATCCTGAAGCCGAATAAAATTCTCGTTGGCTTTTAAATTGGGGTAATTTTCAACCACGACCATCAAGCGGGCCAGAGCTGAATTCAATTGGTCATTGGCCTGCAATTTTTCGCCAAGCGTAGACGCCGAGCCCATTCGGGAACGTGCTTCCGTAATTTTTACCAGAACATCCTTTTCGTGAGCGGCGTATCCTTTCACGGTCTCCACGTAGTTTGGGATTAAGTCGTAGCGGCGCTGTAATTGATTTTCGATTTCCGACTGGGCGCTTTTCACCTGTTCATCCAACTGAACCAATGTATTGTACGTGTTTTTAAATTGAACATAAATAATTAGCAGCAAAATGATGATGACACCCAAAACCCAAATCCAGGTTTTTGACTTCTTTGCCATTCTTCCTCCTTAGATTTACAGTTGATCAACCCGTTTAGACAATTTCCGAATTTCTTCGATAAAGGCCTGTGTAAGGTCAAATAGTTTGTTTTTTTTCAATTTGAGTTTTTCGTAACGCAAATCCAGAATTTTTTCAAAGACCTCCCGGTTCAAATCAAACACCTTTGCGGTATTTAAAAAAATATCTCGTCTTGAATTCTGCGTGGATTCATTTTTCAAAAATAAAAGGGCATTAAAAATGGTCAGAAAACTGGGTACGGAATGGACCAGGAGCATGCGCAAGCGCTCGGTTCGTCCTTCAGAATTCAAAAAATTCTGCCGCAAATGCAGGAGTTTGCCTTTTACTTCCCGCTCGCACTGGAGGCGTAAATCGGAGCGTCTGATTTCCAGTCCCCGCAGCAAATCTTCGCCGTAAACAATTTGGTGGAATTTTTTCATATCCCAGAATTCCAGGGGAAAGCTGTCGAGAGAGCTTTTGATGTATTCTGGCGTCAAGAACAGAGGGGTGGCCACCGCCCGTTTTCGCCATTTTTTAAGCAGATCAAAGGTACGGTCGATCGATTTTATGCCGGCCTCCGTCAAAATCACCAAAAAATTGATATCCGATTTCTTTGGGACATAATCGCCTCTGGCCGCACTGCCATAAAGAATAATTGAAATCAAATCCGTCTCGTAAATGGATTTCATATCATCTGAAAATTCACCAAAAATTTCCGACGGAATTTTTGGAATCTTTGCCATAAACCCTCCAGATTGTTTTTGGACAGGATAAACAGGATGCCATTTTTATCCGGTAAATCCCGTCAAAAGAATGATTGTCTATTCCAAAAGCCCATACATTTTTTATTCGCGCATTCGTGGCTATTCCTGCTTGTATGGCCAATAGGGATTAACCCACGAATTTCTCGAATTTTCACCAATTGATTGTATTGAATACAAATGAGTGCCATCCGTGTAAATCCTGTCGAAAGAACAAGCGGTCCGGCCAACTCAATATCCTCCGCCGGCGCCTCCGCCGCCGGAAGCTCCTCCGCCGAAGCCCCCGCCTCCGCCGCCAAATCCACCCCCGCCCCAGAACCAGGGCCCCCAGAATCCGGAGCGCTTTTTCTTCGATTTTCTGCCAAAAATAGGCACAATAATGAAAAACAGCCAGAAGAGAAGCCAAAAAAGCGACCGGTATTTATCCCTTTTTTTGCGCGAGGTCAGCGGCCGTTGTACGGGCATCTGAACACTTCCGGTAATCTGAACCCCGGCATTCTTGGCAATAACACCGGCAATGGCCCGAACCCCGTTCAAATAGGCTTCCCCCCGGCGGCCCTGCTTCAGGTAGGGAACAATATAGCGGTCACGGATTTCACCCACCAGCCCATCGGGAAGAATCCCTTCCAGTCCATATCCGACCTCTATCCACACGTAGCGTTCTTTGATGGCATCCAGCAGCAGCACGCCGTTGTCCTTTCCCTTCTGCCCGATTCCCCATTTTTCAAACAGGAGGTTGGCATATTCGGTTGGCGTGTAATCGGGACCAACAGAATCAACCGTAACAACGGCAATTTCCGCTCCCGTTTTTTCCTTGACTTCCAGACAAATCCGGGTAATTTTGGCCCGATAGTCAGGCGGAATCACATTTGCAAAGTCATTGACGTAACCGACGGGTTTGGGGAAGGTTTCCTTTCCCAGAAGAATTGCCGGCAGGAATAGGACCAGTATGATCGTAATGAATCGTGTTTTTAAACTGCGTGTTTGTTTCATAAATTATCCTTTTCAGGCAGATATATTTTCATAGATCAGCCGCATGCCGTCCAGAGTTAAAAAGGGTTCCACTTTTTCGATGGTTTTCGAGCGGTTTAGAATAACACCGGCCAATCCCCCCGTGCCCACAACATGAACCTTCTTGTCGGTGTTCAATTCATCGATGATGGTTTTTACAATGCCATCCACCTGCTGCACGGCACCAAACATAATTCCGGCCTGAATGCTTTCCTTTGTGTTGCGTCCGATAATCCTCTCCGGAAATTCAAACTGAACCGGAAATAATTTTGCCGCCCGCCGGAACAAATCGATGGCCGAGGTTTCAATACCGGGGGCAATGGCTCCGCCCAGATATTCCCCGTTTTCGGTGATCACATCGAACGTGGTGGCCGTTCCCAGATCGACAATAATCAGCGGGCCGCCGTAAGAATGAAAACCGGCTACCGCATCGCAAATTCGATCGGCCCCTACGGCACGGGGATTTTGGTAGGCAATCTGAATGGGCAATTCCAGAGCCGAACTGACAACCAGGGGCTCGATCCCCATGTAATTTCGGGTCATCTGGGCAAATACCGGGGTTAAATTGGGAACGACTGACGAAATAACCACGCCGGCAATTTCATCCGCCCGGAAATGAGACGATTCGCAAAAAAGCCGGAGCATCATCCAGGACTCATCCTCGGTTCGATTCACGCTGCTGGTCAGGCGCCAGTGGGCCACCAATTTCCTCTCCCGGAAAAAGCCCAACACCGTGTGTGTGTTCCCAATGTCAATGGTCAGGAGAAGGTCTTTCATTGTCTGTTCCGATTTGTTTTGTGCAGCCATTACCACCACTCGTTTAAAAGGAGATCGCCCGCAAAAAAGGAACGTTCCCTGTCTCCGATCTGCAATACCAATCCTCCCCTTGAATTGATCCCCAGGGCTGTTCCCTCGTAAACCCGATTCCCCTGAGCCAAGCGGACCGTCTCACCCCAATAGCGGCCTGCTTTAAAAAAAGACTGCCGAATGTATTTTTCATTTCCCTGTTTGTAATGTGAATAAAAAACAGCCAGTTGATTTAATATTTCCCCAAATAAATCTTCATCATCCACCCGTTTGCCGCATGCCAGTTGAAGAGAGGTGGCGTGATTCCCATAGGCTTCTGAAAAATCTTCTGCTGTTTGATGCGTGTTGATGCCAATCCCCACCACAAGAAAAGTGCCGGGCACGGGTCTTCCCCGTTGTTCCAACAAAATACCCGCGACTTTTTTCCGGTGGATCAACACATCGTTGGGCCACTTGACTTCCGGATCACACCCCTCTATTTTTTTCAAAGCACGGGCCACTGCAAGGGCGGCCGAAAACGGAAGAAGATAATTCTTATCCGCACGAAGCACTTGTTTCAGCAAAACCGAAAACCACAATCCCTTTTCCCGGGGCGATTCCCACCGCCGTCCCAGGCGCCCCCGGCCCTGCGTCTGCATTTTTGCCCGAACAACCAACCCCTCTTTTTTTTTGTCTGAAGGCAAATTCAGAAGAAACGTGTTGGTTGAATCGACGCTTTCCAGCAGAATAAGCTGCCACGGAATGTTTTGCTCCGTACACAACCTATTCCTGCTCCTTGTTTTTGGCCTGCAGAGGAAATAGAATTGATAATAAAATAAGGATTTTACTTGTCATTTGCAATCTATTTTCCCAGGCGATCCTTTAAAAATTCGCGAAATGGCCGGGAAAATTCCTTCCGTTTTAAAGCAAAATCGACAATAGTTTTCAAATAGTCCAATTTGTTGCCGATGTCGTAGCGCGTGCCTTCAATGGTGTAGGAAATAATTTTTCCCCGCTGCAACAAAATTCTCAAAGCATCCGTCAATTGAATTTCATTCCCCTTGCCCCGGGGCGTTTTTTCAATGGCCTGAAATATTTCGGGCGTTAAGATATACCGCCCCGCAATGGCCAGATTGGAGGGACTTTCTTCCGCGGACGGCTTTTCCACCAGATCGGTCACCTCCCAGATGCGGTCACTGATGGGCTTTCCGCCGATAATTCCATAGCGCGAAACCTTGTCCCTGGGCACGACTTCCACCGCTATAACCGTACATTGAAATTGTTCGTAAATGTCAATTAATTGCTGGGTAACGGGAATAACGGAATCGATAATGGTATCGCCCAGTAAAACCGCAAAGGGCTCGTTTCCGGTGTGAAGCCGGGCCTGATAAATGGCGTGTCCCAGCCCGTTTAATTCCTTCTGACGAATAAAATGAATGTGGGTCATGTCCGAAATCCGGCGAATTTCATTGTAAAGCTCTTTGTCCTTCTTGGTTTTCAGACGCG
Encoded here:
- a CDS encoding alcohol dehydrogenase catalytic domain-containing protein — its product is MKAARWFRRRDIRIENLPVPPVRPGYVRVKIAWAGVCGSDIHEFVEGPIFIPTEPHPLLKTMSPQTLGHEMSGIVDAIGEGVTSVSVGDHVAVSPLISCGECEWCQSGYPQLCEK
- a CDS encoding DUF1893 domain-containing protein, encoding MNTDLEMAGEILRKGGLSFVVVKDGQVLAKETGPSVQPLAKFLKEHSEEVKGASLADKVVGRAVAILSAFHGIKAVFALLMSEGAVKFLQSHEIHYEYQTRVPVILNMRGDGPCPIEKSLSLAETPEEGMQILRERGFVK
- a CDS encoding type 1 glutamine amidotransferase, whose protein sequence is MDLPILVVRHHLEETLGSWEGLFIREGIPFTYRDVYRGEMLPGRLEAYSGVIVLGGFMGVYEQESYPFLADELRWLETVVKAEKPLVGICLGSQLIARVLGAGVYRGYAGPEIGWKPVTLTKEGQADPLFGGFPSRFIPVHWHGDTFDLPIGATLLASSEMYPHQAFRFGSKTLAVQFHVEATEKLIKFWLRESASRSDNEAGNEKAILNDTAAYLPELERLSEKLWANIETILFKSE
- a CDS encoding acyl-CoA dehydrogenase, with product MAKFQSVDFLGFDALLSEEEQLVRQTVRSWVDERVLPIIEDYYEQARFPMHLIPEMGELGLLGANLHGYGAAGLNNVAYGLAMQELERGDSGIRSFASVQGALVMYPIFSFGSDDQRKRYLPKLAKGELIGCYGLTEPDFGSNPGGMRTTAVDDGDSYVLNGTKMWITNGSIADVAVVWAKLNGKVAGFLVEKGTPGFETTLIKHKLSLRASVTSELIFDECRIPKRNRLPEAEGLKYPLMCLTQARYSIAWGAIGSAMACYDEALQYAKNRVQFDRPIAGFQIQQEKLVKMLTEITKMQFMTLQLGRLKDNGQAKFYQVSMAKQNNVYWALEIARLARDILGANGIVGEYQAMRHAANLESVKTYEGTHDIHTLIVGEQITGLSAFV
- a CDS encoding DASS family sodium-coupled anion symporter, with the translated sequence MEKRESDVYEFRQKLGFWLGIPVFLIMLFLPVPHGMSVAAWKTAAVASVMVIWWLTEAIPIPATALLPLALFPLLKISNAKTVAAAYGDKNIFLFLGGFLMAMTMEKWKLHRRIALNIIHFLGTSPRKIILGFMVATAFLSMWISNTATTMMMLPIAMAIIYHTETLRRKAGEIITKDDHFNVAMLLGIAYAASIGGIGTIIGTPPNIVFAAAVKKLFPGAPEIDFFQWFLVGFPLVVVFLPMAWVYLVKVALPIRQKDLPGGKEIVAKELKEIGPLSKAEKYTLFWFLVMALGWIFRKNIHAGFVTIPGWSDLLGIAKYVHDSTVAIFVSIFLFLTPVNFKKGIFLLDWEQARGVPWGILILFGGGIALAQGFQVTGLAEWIGHSLAILKAVPLPLMVFLTALMIAMLTEITSNTAIATIFMPIMAATSIGMGEHPFLLMITATIAASLAFMLPVATPPNAIVFGSGYLTVPQMFKVGVILDILGVIVTTIVIYALAIPIFGIVLQQLPAWAH
- a CDS encoding ArsA family ATPase, translated to MKFLFGGKGGVGKTTTAATAALYWAGRGKTLLVSTDPAHSLSDIFEMSVGGTETEIRPNLFALEIDPESAIHAYKEKIVQQFGRTLQEFHLNLEAYLESIEHNPGAYESAIFDEFAKHLLRNDYETIVFDTAPTGATLRLIFMPDYLNNWIQFLIQSRKGILKLRDMLTREKDPVIETLYQMKSQFEKIGRLLTSEETKFVLVLNPETLAFEETARTIRFLHRFNVPVGGLVVNRVVDDAFPYRGYLASQKRILETIQHKYNRIPQVQIPFLGDEVKGLDRLGQLLPFLEQLFH
- a CDS encoding carbon starvation protein A gives rise to the protein MGSAYLMILALVLFGFAYTFYGRFVAKRLGIDPERPTPAHTMTDGVDYVPAKVPILFGHHFASIAGAAPIIGPITAAVFGWIPVYLWILLGSIFIGGVHDTSAIVASIRHQGKSIGEIIEEHVGESGKKLFLIFAWATLVLVVAVFTIVVAKTFVSVPAAATASVLFLVLALFFGAAVYRYHLHVGIATLIGVILLFSCVYIGLVFPIQLSTTVWIYILLAYIFVASVTPVWILLQPRDYLNSFLLYALILGAVLGIFIGNPKVQLVAYSQFHTDLGYLFPILFVTVACGAISGFHSLVGSGTTAKQLDRESDARIIGYGGMLTEGLLAVVSLTAAAVLLKSDYAAFLTKSGGGPIALFSVSVGNFMTALGIPVHVGKTFAALAVSAFALTSLDTATRLSRYAFQEFFEKTGEVKQSVLAKNRFIGTTVSVFFGGALALSGQWKAIWPIFGSANQLLAALALLAVSVWLAQLGTKNAFTRYPMYFMFAVTLTALINLIVKNMLSHDFLLMAMAVLLFIIAVVLAIQAYTSMQKGHKAATGEAGSPR
- a CDS encoding LemA family protein: MAKKSKTWIWVLGVIIILLLIIYVQFKNTYNTLVQLDEQVKSAQSEIENQLQRRYDLIPNYVETVKGYAAHEKDVLVKITEARSRMGSASTLGEKLQANDQLNSALARLMVVVENYPNLKANENFIRLQDELAGTENRIAVARRRYIQAVQVYNQTVRKFPTNLIAGMLGFREKEQFKTVKAAQQAPKVNFKNQ
- a CDS encoding TPM domain-containing protein, which encodes MKQTRSLKTRFITIILVLFLPAILLGKETFPKPVGYVNDFANVIPPDYRAKITRICLEVKEKTGAEIAVVTVDSVGPDYTPTEYANLLFEKWGIGQKGKDNGVLLLDAIKERYVWIEVGYGLEGILPDGLVGEIRDRYIVPYLKQGRRGEAYLNGVRAIAGVIAKNAGVQITGSVQMPVQRPLTSRKKRDKYRSLFWLLFWLFFIIVPIFGRKSKKKRSGFWGPWFWGGGGFGGGGGGFGGGASGGGGAGGGY